CTTCTCCACCTGCGTGGCCTCGGCCTCGATGCGCAGGGTGTCCAGGCCCGTCTCGAAGTCCTTGCCGAGCATCGCGTCCGTGTCCATGAAGAGCGAGGCGGCCTTGGCCATGAAGTCGCGCTGGCCCTCCAGCGTCCACGTCACCGTCGCGCCCTCGGCGGCCGGCTTGATCGTCAGGGACGTCATGCTGGTGGACGCCAAGGGCTTGAAGCGCTCGAGCTTGATGCGGACGAACTCGTCCTTGCGGCTCTCCACGAGCGTCATCCGCCCCTCACCCACCTTGTCGTTGCCCGCCCAGGCGTAGACCGCGCCCTCGCCCAGCACGGGCCCGTCGTAGGTGCGCTTCATCTCCAGGTCCAGGTAGTTCCACGGGGACCAGTCGGCCCAGCGGTAGAAGCTGTTGACGAAGGGGAAGATGTACTTCGGGCTGGCCTTCATCGTGAGGCTGCGCTCCACGGTGTAGGTGGAGGGTCGCGAGGCGATGAAGCCCACCACCGCCAGCAGCGCGGCGACGAGGCCCAGGAGCAGCTTCTTGAGCATGGTGTTTCCGGAAGGAGCGAGCAGGTGCGGGAGTGATCGTGGGCCAGCGCGCGCCCGCACTCAAGGGGGAGATGGCGCCCGTGCCCGTGGCCGCGCCCTCGAAGGTGCGCCGTGGGTCCTCCGAGGGGCTCCTACCCAAGGAGCCGGGTGCCTCGTAGAGGAGGTGGGTGGCTCTCCCCAGGCCTCCCCGGGGGCGGGCCGCCGGGAGCGGGGGAGCAGGCTGCACCTTCGCAAGGCCCTGGAAGGAGGGCCCTTTGTCGATCCGGCCGCTGGCTTGCGATAGTGTTCGCTAACCAGCTATGTTAGCCGGCCAGATTCCAACCCTGGAGTTCACGTGTAGCGCTGGATGAGCGGTGCGGGGGGCACCCGCGACCTACTCCGCAGGTCTGCTTCCCTTCCCTGCTCATTCAGGCGCCTGTTTGCAAGCGCGAAGTTCAACAGCCCCCTGTTTCCAGCGTGCCATCGGTCCAGCCCTCATGACTCGGATGCCTCTCCGCCCAAGTGCACTCGGTGCACTTCTAATGCTGCCCCTGCTGTCGTCGTGCAACCTCATCGACGTCGCCGACTCCGAGCAAACCACCTCGGGACGTGGCGCGAAGGTGTTCGACCCCTACCAGGCGTCGAACTCGGGAGCGATCCGGCTCAGCCTGCAGTACATCAACGGCTGCGCCTGGACTCCGAACGGGGGCTTCATCTCGAAGAACTCGATGAACATCCCCTACCCGACGGTATGCGACGATCCGGATCCGCTCGTCGGCTCGGTGTTCGCGGAGACCACGCCCAAGGTGCCGCCCAGGTCGAAGCTGTACCTGCTGTCCAACACCACCTACTTCCTCAACCAGTTCGCCGTCACGGACGTCATCACCGGCAAGCACCGGAACCCGGCGGACCTCACCGACTCCATCCAGTGGATGAAGACGCAGTCGCGCTTCAAGAACCTGGACTGGAGCGGCCTGGGGCAGGTGCAGGACGAGTGGACCTTCAACAAGGGCTACCCGCAGGCGTTCGCGGACAGCTGGTCGCGCAGCGTCTACTTCGACAACGCGGCCTGGCGGCGCGTGAAGGACGACACCTTCCTGATCGAGGTGCTCGACGTGGACGGGACGGTGCGCGCCTCGCAGACGTACTCCCGCGAGGACTTCATGGTGGAGTCGCCGTACTCGGGGCACTCGCGCATCGCCTGGAGCATGGGCGGCGTGCTCCCGCCGCTCTACCCGGGCGACAACACGATCCGTCCCGTGGAGCCCAAGCCGGGCATGCTGCCGGGCGGCGCCGGCTTCCGCTCCATCGTCCGCATGGACATGTTCGGCAGCACCAACCCGTTCAAGACGTTCAAGACGCCGGACCTGCGCGGTGACGGCGCCATCAAGGTGACGTGGAGCCAGCTGCCCGGCGAGCCCTTCTTCTTCCCGGTGACGTTCCTGGCGCACAGCGACTCGCAGAGCGATCTGCCGACCAACTGCTACGACGACGCCAACAACCCCAGGGCGTGCGGCTTCGG
This DNA window, taken from Hyalangium gracile, encodes the following:
- a CDS encoding SRPBCC family protein is translated as MLKKLLLGLVAALLAVVGFIASRPSTYTVERSLTMKASPKYIFPFVNSFYRWADWSPWNYLDLEMKRTYDGPVLGEGAVYAWAGNDKVGEGRMTLVESRKDEFVRIKLERFKPLASTSMTSLTIKPAAEGATVTWTLEGQRDFMAKAASLFMDTDAMLGKDFETGLDTLRIEAEATQVEKEEQKIRRAEMLKALAEAQAEQSPGAAPATPPAPKQ